The sequence ACCGCGTGTCGCCGCGCCGTGGCGCAATCGCGAGCGGTCGCCCAAGGACTTCTGGTGGTGGGTGCCTGGCCGGCCTCGCTACGAATAGGAGGACGGGTCGTGCGTGGCGGGCCGGCGTCGACAAAGCAAAGACAATATATTAGATGTTATCATCGCTCCAGAGCTGCTTTGAGCAATTGACGGGACGCGGGGCAAGCACCCTGATCGCGGGAATAATGACGATGATCGAGCTCACCACTGCTGCTCATCCCCAATCGCTCACTCCCGATCCCGCGGCGTGGCGACCGATGTCATACGCCAACCTTCAAAAACCTTCATCGCAGACGGCGACCTATGTCGACATCTGGAAAGACGCCATCGAGGCAAATAATCGCGCTTACAAAGCACGGGGCGATCTCCGGTTTTCCGGCGGCAACGCCCCGGTGACGGAGGCCCACTTCGTCATCTGGAGCGCCCGGCGTTCCGTCGTTCTCAGCGTTCTCGACACCGCAATCGAGTGCTCCGTCAAGCAGGTCGCGCCGGACGCCCATGCAACAGTAAAGCTCTGCCCGATGCGGATCGCGATCTATGAGGGTTTGCAGGTCAAGACGATGGATGGCGGCCGTGGCTGCTTTCTCGAGCTCGCGCCGGGAGCCGCGCCGGACCCCGAGGCATCGGTGGCCTATGCGTCTTACGACGTTGCCACAAAGACAGTGAAAACCGGAATGATCGTCAACCACAAGGCCGTGGACGGATGCTCCCTCGAGCTTCCGCTGTATCGCCAATGAAGGTCCGACTCACAACGCCGCGTGCCGATGCGCACACCAACCAGCCGCCGCCCCCAGGGCGTGCCGGCGTCGCGTGCTTTTCGTTGCAGGAGAATCGCTCATGAATCCTCGACATCTCTTATCGATCAGCATTGGCGTCTTCGCCATGGTTTCGGTCGCAACGCCGTCCGTCGCGGCCGATGCCGCCTTTGCCTACAAGACGTCGTATCGGAACGTCACCAAGGATCCGGACAATATCTGGACCGGCGACGCGCTCGCGCCCAATCCGAAGGGCACCGTGACCATTCATGAGTACCAGCTTCGCACGAGCCAGGGCGACTGGTTGATCTCGCAAATCTGGAACGAGGATTGCTCGTCGGGCACGTGCCCCACGCGTCTTGTCCAGATTGGGCCCGATGGGCATCGCGCAATCCTTGTCGATGACATGATGCACCAGATCGTGCCACTCAACGACCCACGCTATGCGGGTGCGCCCGCGACGAAAGCCCAAACCGAGTTCGCAGAGCACCCTTTCCTGCTGAGCGATGACGGCAAGACCCTCCTGAATGGCGATTACAAATTCCAGCTCGCCGGAGGCAGACCGTGAGCGTCTCAACAGCCATCCGGCAGGTGCTCGTCGACGCAGGTCTCCTGTTGTGTTTTTCTGCCGCCGCAGCCCTTGCCGGTCAATCCGCCGCGAGCCTCACGGCCGCCGGGATCCCTTCCAATTGCGCCGATTTCGCCGCCAAGGTATCCAGCAGTGAAGGTAATTTCGGGACCACCAACCAATATGGTTGCCTCGGTGCCTTCCAGTTCTGCCCGGGCACCTTCGAACGATACTACAGTGGCAGCGCCCAGAGTTTCCTCAACAGTCCATCCGCGCAGACCGCCGCCTGGACGCAATATGAGGAGAATTCCTGGGGCCAGGCACAGAAGAACGGGTTGACCTCGCTTGTCGGTCAGCAGGTGTGCTCGGGCGGAAAATGCGCGACCATCGATCAGTCGGCGATCCTCATGGCGTGCCAGTTCGGCTGCGGGGCGAACGGAAAGCTCGCCAACTATGCGGCAAGCGGAGATTGCAACGCCCGCAATGTCAAGGACGGCAACGGCGTGAGCGTCTGCACGTATTTGGTGCGCGGATCAGGCTACGACGTCTCGTGCTTCACCGGCCAGCAATCCGCGGTGTGCGCGCAGACGCCGACCGGACCTGGGGATTTTCCAACTTCGACTGGCATCGCCGCGAACCCGCCCGCGGCCGGTAGCGCCTCGATCGTCGTCGCCCCGACCGACGTCTAGGCGGCGCCTTGTCGTCAATTTCTCTCCGAGGGATCGCGGATGATGAAATCGGCGAAGGCGCGCAGTTGCTCTTCGGTCGCACCGCAAAGATCGCCGCCGCGATAGTGCGCATGGACAAGCGCCCAGAACACCACCTCATCGGAACGGCCTGCAAATAACGCCTTCTGCAGCGTTCGTCCAATGAGTGTCACAGCACGCGCATGGTCGTATCGTGTGCGCAGTTCTTGAGCGACGATCTTAGTATCGGCGGTCCGAATCACCTGACGTTCCTCCTATCCTTTCTTGATGTGACGTGACGCGCGGCGCTAAGCCGCCGAAGGCAGCAGGTCTGGCAGCACCGGGTCGTCACATCCGCGTGCCTGGCGGATCGTGGCGAGCGTTTCGCGATTGAAGGACATGCGCAGCGCGACCACCTCATCGCGGCCGATGCGCTTGAGAAAACCCAGAGGTCGTACGAAGAACCGCAACTGCATGGCGATCACCATCAGACGCCAATCGATCGCGACCGTGACAGTGTCGACCCGGTGTGCCATCCCCCATTCGACGACGCCTTGCGCGAGCTCGAGAAAGGGGCCATCCGCACGCGGCCGCATCTCGCGGCTGCCGGGGGCAACACAAAAGCGCGTCCACTCGAAGACGCGCGGACCGCGCGGCGGCCGGCGATGACACAGATCGGTCAGGACGTCGCTGAGGAGATGTGGCCTGGTCGTCGGCAGAAGACGCTGATACCCGACGATCTCGTCGCCACGAAGGCAGATCTGGTGAATCGCATGAACATCGTCGAAGCGGTCGCGCTCCAGGCCGTCCGGCTGGCGCAGGTCCATCCAGCCCTTCTCGTCGACAAAGATCGAATGACGGAAACGGAAGACGCGATCCATCAGCGTAGCATGCCGACTGATGTCTGAGCCAGGAATGACCATGAGCATTGAAGACTCCTCAGCTTGTGGGACAAGCCGAGTTGGTCATGAACCGAATCGGAGCGGTATGGTCACAAAGCACCATTGCGCGACGGTTCGCTCACCGGTTGCACAACCTTAGAAGGCTTCTGATCATGGGGCGTGGGCTCCAGTCGGTAAGTCACAGAGCCCGCAGTTAACACGATGGCCAGATCCAAATCCGTGAGGATCGTCGCAAGATCGCCGCGGCAATCGACCAGGCGTGGCGTCGCGACTGCCACCAGCTTTGGTATAGCCCTATCGAAGACAACGACGTTCGTCTCGCCATTGAGTCGCGGGTCGTACATCAGGTCGTCAGGGTTCGCGTCGTGCGACCACAGAGCCCGCGACCAGATGCGGGCAAGACCCTGCGCGCTTGCGCGCGCGACGTCGGTTGGAATTCCCATTCGAACGTGGCCGCGTTTTATTCACGGTCGCTTCGCAATTCGTTGCGGTGTTTCTTGCGAAATCCAGGTCGTGTCCGGCTGTATGAATTTGATCTGGAGGGAAAGCGAGATCGATCCTATGAGGAGGCGCCCTGGTCCGCGATAAACAGCCAGTCAGATTGGCCAAACGCCTTATTACTCAAATGACACCGCTTGCGAGGCACGATGGTTGGCGCTTGGCAACAAAAGCAGCGCCACAAGTGCCGCAATACTCAAGAGCGAGGAGACCGCCACAATCCCGCGTCCTATTGGTTCGATCAACAGTCCGAAGCCGAGCGGCGCCAGCGCCTGGGCGATGCGCGACGGGGCGCCGATGAGTCCGAGCCGATAGGCGTAGTTGTCCGGACCGAAGATCGCCAGCGGCAGCGTGCCCCGCGCGATCGTAAGGATACCGTTGCCGGCGCCATGCAACAGGGCGAACGCCGCTGCGCCGCCGCCGCCGAAGATTCCGATCACGCAGGCTCCGATCGGATGCGTAATGCAGGCGAGCCGTGTCGAGAACAACGGGTGAAACCTGCTCAGTGTGCCGGCCTCGAGAACGCGTGCCGCGACCTGCGCGGGTCCGATCATTATGCCGGCGAACACGGCCTGCGCCGGTGTGGCGCCGAATGCCTCGACGATACGTGGCAGGTGCGCCGCCATCGCTGACGTCACCGTCCATGCCGCTGCGAAGGCGAACGACAGCAGAACCATCGTCCGGTCGATCGGGATGTGCGGCTTGACGACCGGACTATCGGTTCGCTTCGTCGGCGCCGTCTTCGGCAGAAAAAACAGATTGAGCGGAAGTCCGATCACGATGTGCGCCGCGGCCCACGCGTAGCATGTTTCCCGCCATCCGATGATCTCCAGCCCGAGCGAACTGAGCGGCCACCCGACCGTACTGGCGAACCCAGCGATCAATGTGATCCCGGTGATGGCTCGCCGGGCGTTCTCGCCGTAGATCCGTCCGAGCGCACCGAATGCCGCGTCGTAGAGGCCCAAACCCATGCCGATACCAAGCAGCAGCCAAGCAGCACCGAGCATCCACAAGGTGGTCGATGCCCCGAGTAGCACAAGACCACCGGCAAATATGATGTTCGACGCCGAGAGCACCTGGCGGCCGCCGACGCGGTCGATCTGGCGGCCGACGCGTGGCCCGAGCAACCCCGAAATCACCAGCGACGCCGAGAACGCGGCGAAGAACCAGTTGCTGGAGATTCCAAGATCGCGCGCGATCGGATCGGCGAGGATCGCCGGCAGGTAATAGCTCGAGGCCCAGGCGAGAGTCTGCGTCGTGCCCAACGCGGCAATGACCGGCAACTGGCGATCGCTCATGCGGTTGCCTTCATGCACAGCCGCATCCGGACTTGCCAGCGATCTTTGCGTCCGCGTCCTCCATGCAGCATGCATCAACGGCTGTCGGCGCCGGACCGCCGCAGCATCCAGCCGATGCCGGGTCACCCTCGACGCCACCCCGCGTGCATACCCCCGTCTCGGGGAGCTCGAGTTCGACGCGTTCGGCGGCTTCGCGGTCACCGGCGATATCGGCGGCAATCGACCTGACCTGTTCGTAACCAGTGATCATCAGGAAGGTCGGCGCGCGGCCATAGGATTTCATGCCGGCAAGGTACAGGCCCGGTTCGTCCTGCGCCAATTCCCGCGCGCCATGGGGGCGCACCGTCCCGCAGCTATGTTCGTTGGGGTCGATCAGCGGCGCGAGTGCGACGGGCGCTTCGATCGCGGGGTCGAGCCGGAGGCGCAGTTCGCTCAAGAAACTAAGATCCGGCCGGAAGCCCGTGGCGACAATCAACTCATCCACGACGACGTGGCGGCCGCAACATGAGGAGCCGGCGCCGATGCGCAATCGATCGCCGGCGGCCGATAGGTGTGTCACGCCGAATCCAGGCTCGACCCGGATTTTGCCCGCTGCAACGAGTTCGGCGAACGCGGCACCGAGTTCACCCCGCGCTGCGAGCTTGTCGTTGGCGCCTCCCCCGAACGCCTTTGACGGATCGGAGCCGCGCAGGAGCCAGACGACTTCTGTCCCAGGCGCCTCGTCGCGAAGCCGCGCCAGCTCGGTCAGCGTGCCGATCGCTGAATGGCCCGCGCCGAGTACGGCGACGGTCTTGCCTGCATACCGAGCGCGGCCGGCGCCGCGGATATCGGGCATGGCATAGGCAATGCGATCGGCAAACTCTTGCTCTCCCATCGCCGGCAGACCATTTGCGCCGGCGGGATTGGGGGAAGACCACGTGCCCGAGGTATCGATCATGGCATCGGCGCGCAGCGTCTCC is a genomic window of Alphaproteobacteria bacterium containing:
- a CDS encoding GNAT family N-acetyltransferase; the protein is MLMVIPGSDISRHATLMDRVFRFRHSIFVDEKGWMDLRQPDGLERDRFDDVHAIHQICLRGDEIVGYQRLLPTTRPHLLSDVLTDLCHRRPPRGPRVFEWTRFCVAPGSREMRPRADGPFLELAQGVVEWGMAHRVDTVTVAIDWRLMVIAMQLRFFVRPLGFLKRIGRDEVVALRMSFNRETLATIRQARGCDDPVLPDLLPSAA
- a CDS encoding acyltransferase, with product MSVSTAIRQVLVDAGLLLCFSAAAALAGQSAASLTAAGIPSNCADFAAKVSSSEGNFGTTNQYGCLGAFQFCPGTFERYYSGSAQSFLNSPSAQTAAWTQYEENSWGQAQKNGLTSLVGQQVCSGGKCATIDQSAILMACQFGCGANGKLANYAASGDCNARNVKDGNGVSVCTYLVRGSGYDVSCFTGQQSAVCAQTPTGPGDFPTSTGIAANPPAAGSASIVVAPTDV
- a CDS encoding MFS transporter — its product is MSDRQLPVIAALGTTQTLAWASSYYLPAILADPIARDLGISSNWFFAAFSASLVISGLLGPRVGRQIDRVGGRQVLSASNIIFAGGLVLLGASTTLWMLGAAWLLLGIGMGLGLYDAAFGALGRIYGENARRAITGITLIAGFASTVGWPLSSLGLEIIGWRETCYAWAAAHIVIGLPLNLFFLPKTAPTKRTDSPVVKPHIPIDRTMVLLSFAFAAAWTVTSAMAAHLPRIVEAFGATPAQAVFAGIMIGPAQVAARVLEAGTLSRFHPLFSTRLACITHPIGACVIGIFGGGGAAAFALLHGAGNGILTIARGTLPLAIFGPDNYAYRLGLIGAPSRIAQALAPLGFGLLIEPIGRGIVAVSSLLSIAALVALLLLPSANHRASQAVSFE
- a CDS encoding NAD(P)-binding domain-containing protein, producing the protein MTKKVAIIGAGPVGLAAAAHVLERGMTPIVLEAGPAAGHAVRQWKHVQLFSPWEYNVDKAAARLLSATGWNSPDPHVYPTGAELLEQYLDPLATRTPLADVIRTSSRVTAISRVGFDKAKTSGREQAPFEIRYQNGKGPETLRADAMIDTSGTWSSPNPAGANGLPAMGEQEFADRIAYAMPDIRGAGRARYAGKTVAVLGAGHSAIGTLTELARLRDEAPGTEVVWLLRGSDPSKAFGGGANDKLAARGELGAAFAELVAAGKIRVEPGFGVTHLSAAGDRLRIGAGSSCCGRHVVVDELIVATGFRPDLSFLSELRLRLDPAIEAPVALAPLIDPNEHSCGTVRPHGARELAQDEPGLYLAGMKSYGRAPTFLMITGYEQVRSIAADIAGDREAAERVELELPETGVCTRGGVEGDPASAGCCGGPAPTAVDACCMEDADAKIAGKSGCGCA